The following are from one region of the Salvia hispanica cultivar TCC Black 2014 chromosome 1, UniMelb_Shisp_WGS_1.0, whole genome shotgun sequence genome:
- the LOC125202226 gene encoding E3 ubiquitin-protein ligase RZF1-like, with translation MDMDIDDSSAAPPPPPDDNFLLNSPYLHRLIHHLTSAAADPRSDPAPKSSIDSLKEFTVTDASMLCPVCKDPFLVDSVAKVMPCNHNYHPDCIVPWLQINNSCPVCRYKLPAVEERGAEGFVGSVRIEELVDDEADLYGFRDTLRHIARRHRWNNDESNGGSGSEGNLFSPTQIGEVERGDGVLERENSVETVSSWPRWQAEERGGGGGGGTDDTDAFARS, from the coding sequence ATGGACATGGACATCGACGACTCCTCCGCCGccccccctccccctcccGACGACAACTTCCTCCTCAACAGCCCCTACCTCCACCGCCTCATCCACCACCtcacctccgccgccgccgaccCCCGATCCGACCCCGCCCCCAAATCCTCCATCGATTCCCTCAAGGAATTCACCGTCACCGACGCCTCCATGCTCTGCCCCGTCTGCAAGGACCCCTTTCTCGTGGACTCCGTCGCCAAGGTCATGCCTTGCAACCACAATTACCATCCCGATTGCATCGTGCCGTGGCTCCAGATCAACAATTCGTGCCCTGTTTGCCGCTACAAGCTGCCCGCAGTGGAGGAGCGGGGGGCGGAGGGGTTTGTGGGATCGGTTAGGATTGAGGAATTGGTGGATGATGAGGCGGATTTGTACGGGTTTAGGGACACGCTGAGGCATATAGCGAGGAGGCATCGGTGGAATAATGATGAGAGTAATGGTGGGAGTGGGAGTGAGGGGAATTTGTTTTCTCCGACGCAGATCGGGGAGGTGGAGAGAGGGGATGGAGTTTTGGAGAGGGAAAACAGCGTCGAGACTGTGTCGAGCTGGCCGAGGTGGCAGGCGGAGgagagaggaggaggcggaggaggaggaactGACGATACTGATGCTTTTGCTCGAAGCTGA
- the LOC125219480 gene encoding uncharacterized protein LOC125219480 has protein sequence MGVVMIDGTTVRSFVNDEEHFVKGVDEAFVALDLNQDGVLSRSELRRAFESTRLVDTDFGVDVAMSPEDVTKLYDSIFARFDCDNSGTVDQKEFRDEIRNILLAIADGLGSNPIQMALEEGDRNLLKKAADLEASKTAKPN, from the coding sequence ATGGGGGTGGTGATGATCGACGGGACGACGGTGAGGTCGTTCGTGAACGACGAGGAGCATTTCGTGAAGGGCGTGGACGAGGCGTTCGTGGCGCTGGACCTGAACCAGGACGGCGTGCTGTCGCGGTCGGAGCTGAGGCGCGCGTTCGAGTCGACGCGCCTGGTGGACACGGACTTCGGCGTGGACGTGGCAATGTCGCCCGAGGATGTGACGAAGCTGTACGACTCCATCTTCGCGAGGTTCGACTGCGACAACAGCGGGACGGTGGACCAGAAGGAGTTCAGGGACGAGATCAGGAACATACTGCTGGCCATCGCGGACGGCCTCGGCTCCAACCCTATTCAGATGGCGCTCGAGGAGGGCGATCGGAATCTCCTCAAGAAGGCCGCCGATCTCGAGGCCTCCAAGACTGCTAAGCCTAATTGa
- the LOC125217774 gene encoding AAA-ATPase At4g25835-like, which yields MVATLIETNIVMEILSQMWSLLGLLTMIQNILPTQLLAWLHCLSDSLQDLLSPHSSFDIPEFTGHGGVDVNDLYRQATLYLNSINPASTCRRLSLSRSKSSTRISYSVAPSHTVVDSFRGHRLSWTHHVDTVEDSVEERRTFTLKLPKHSRLTIIAPYLDHVAARAAEFERVMVERRLFTNSARGSFDSGWSSVAFRHPSTFDTLALEPEMKKQLVEDLTAFADGGEFYKRIGRAWKRGYLLYGPPGAGKSSLIAAMANFLRYDVYDLELSKVKDNSELRALLLQTTNRSIIVIEDIDCSIDLTGDRGRPAPAKRGSEEDVDHARRVTLSGLLSFADGLWSCCGEERVIVFTTSHRGAVDPALLRRGRMDVHVSLGTCGMHAVRALARNYLGLDSHALFADVERCVEGGGALTPAQIGEIMLRNRRDADVAVKAVLAAMQAKILGADVDVVEGCDDVARTHERVANPGLCEWPEKFEGKKRKDHIHRGSCNWESKGIFLVRLKLNKSDYGRIGG from the coding sequence ATGGTAGCAACATTAATTGAAACAAACATAGTCATGGAAATATTATCTCAAATGTGGTCTCTATTAGGGCTTCTAACAATGATCCAAAACATTCTCCCAACTCAACTCCTTGCATGGCTACATTGCCTCTCCGACTCCCTCCAAGACCTCCTCAGCCCTCACTCCTCCTTCGACATCCCCGAATTCACCGGCCACGGCGGCGTCGACGTCAACGACCTCTACCGCCAAGCCACCCTCTACCTCAACTCCATCAACCCGGCCTCCACCTGCCGCCGCCTCTCCCTCTCCCGCTCCAAATCCTCCACCCGAATCTCCTACTCCGTCGCCCCCAGCCACACCGTCGTCGACTCCTTCCGCGGCCACCGCCTCTCCTGGACCCACCACGTGGACACCGTTGAAGATTCGGTCGAGGAAAGGCGCACCTTCACGCTCAAGCTCCCCAAGCACTCCAGGCTCACGATCATCGCCCCATATCTGGACCATGTGGCGGCGCGTGCGGCGGAATTCGAGCGCGTGATGGTCGAACGCCGCCTCTTCACTAACAGCGCACGCGGCTCGTTCGATTCGGGATGGTCGTCGGTGGCGTTCCGCCACCCCTCCACGTTCGATACGCTAGCGCTGGAGCCGGAGATGAAGAAGCAGCTGGTGGAGGACTTAACGGCGTTTGCTGACGGCGGAGAGTTTTATAAGAGAATCGGCCGTGCATGGAAACGGGGTTACTTACTGTACGGACCTCCCGGCGCCGGGAAATCCAGTCTCATCGCCGCCATGGCGAATTTCCTCCGCTACGACGTGTATGATCTGGAGCTGAGCAAAGTGAAGGACAATTCCGAGCTCAGGGCTCTACTCCTCCAGACTACGAACCGTTCGATCATCGTGATCGAGGACATCGACTGCTCGATAGATCTAACCGGAGATAGAGGAAGGCCGGCGCCGGCGAAGAGAGGCAGCGAGGAGGATGTGGACCACGCGCGGCGCGTGACGCTGTCGGGGCTGCTGAGCTTCGCGGACGGGCTGTGGTCGTGCTGCGGGGAGGAGAGGGTGATCGTGTTCACGACCAGCCACCGGGGCGCGGTGGATCCGGCGCTGCTTAGGCGCGGGCGCATGGACGTGCACGTGAGCCTCGGCACGTGCGGGATGCACGCCGTGAGGGCGCTGGCGAGGAACTACCTGGGGCTTGACTCGCACGCGCTGTTTGCTGACGTGGAGAGGTGCGTGGAGGGTGGTGGGGCCCTCACGCCAGCTCAGATTGGGGAGATTATGCTGAGGAATAGGAGGGATGCTGACGTGGCGGTCAAGGCTGTTCTCGCGGCCATGCAGGCTAAGATTTTGGGTGCTGATGTGGATGTCGTGGAAGGCTGCGATGACGTGGCGAGGACACACGAACGCGTGGCAAACCCGGGGTTGTGTGAATGGCCGGAGAAGTTTGAAGGGAAGAAAAGGAAGGATCATATTCATAGGGGTAGTTGTAATTGGGAGAGTAAGGGGATCTTCCTTGTTAGACTCAAATTGAATAAATCTGATTATGGAAGAATAGGGggttaa